CCCTTTTAAAGAGAGAAGGGCTCCTTTAAGGAGAAAATAAACCTCAAAAGGAGGCGGAAGATGAGCAAACTCAAAGATCTCGTGGAACAGGTGGCCAAGGTCCTGGTGGATAAGCCTGAAGCAGTGCAAATTAACGAAATTGAGGGGGAACAAACCTCAGTTATTGAACTCAGGGTTGCCAAGGAAGATCTTGGCAAAATTATCGGAAAGGAAGGTAGAACTGCCAAGGCTATAAGAACTATTCTTGGCGCAGCTGGCAGTAAACTCAAAAAGAGGGTAGTTCTGGAAATTATTGAATAGGCTTCCTTGACAGAGACTGATCTTATTCCTCTCTTTAAGGTCCTCTCTACCCACGGATTAAAGGGTGACCTGCGGGTCGCCCTTCTTACTCTTAATCAGGATCTGCTCTCTCATATCCAAAAGCTCTATCTTAAAAATAAAGAAGAAGTTCCTTTAGTGATTAAGTCAATTCAAAAAGGGCCAGGCTTTAATATCTTTTTGCTCTCTTTAGAAGAAATTGATTTTGAAAGGGCAAAGGGACTTTTGAACAAAATCCTTTATCTTAAACCTTCTGATTTACCTGAACTTAAGGAAGAAGAATTTTATTACTATCAATTAGAGGGGCTAAAAATTGTTGACAGGAAAGATAAGTTCTGGGGAGAGGTTTCAGGGGTTATGCCCTTAGGAGAATATGACCTCCTCCTCATTAAAACCCCTGAAGGGAAGGAATTCTATCTTCCCCTTGTGGATGAGTATGTAGAGGAAGTAAATATCAAAGAAAAGATTATCCTTGTAAAGGAAATTGAGGATCTTGTTAAAAGTCAGCGTTAAGGATGCGCTTTAAGATATTAACCATTTTTCCTGAATATTTTTCTTCTCCCCTTGAAGTGGGCTTAATCAAAAGAGCAAGAGAAAAAAAAATCATAGATATTGAGGTTTATGATTTAAGAGATTTTACCTCAGACAAACACAAGGTAGTTGACGATGAGCCTTATGGAGGGGGGGAGGGAATGGTTTTTAAGCCCGAACCTCTCTACCGAGCCTTAACGCACATAAAAGAAAGAGATCCTGATACCTATACAGTGTATCTCTCACCTCAGGGAAGGCTTTTTAATCAAAAAATAGCTGAAGAGCTATCTAAATTAAAAAGCTTACTTTTCATCTGTGGACGCTATGAAGGAATTGATGAAAGGATCCGGAAACATTTTATTGAGGATGAAATTTCCATTGGAGATTATGTCCTTTTTGGGGGTGAGGTAGCCTCCTTAGTTATCCTTGAAGCTGTAGCAAGGCTTATACCTGGAGTTGTGGGAAAAAGAGATTCCGTTGACAGAGAATCTTTTACCTCCGGGCTTCTTAAGTATCCCTGTTATACAAGACCAGCTGAGTTTCTTGGATTTAAAGTGCCAGAGGTTCTTCTTTCCGGGAATCATGCAGAGATTGAAAATTACCGTCGCAGGGTTTCTTTGGAGATTACCTTAAAGAGGCGCCCTGAATTGCTTTCTCAAATTCCCCTCTCTGAAAGGGACTTAGAGTTCTTAAGAGAGCTTTTACAGAGACAAAGGCTCTATCTTTTTTTGCTTCATTATCCTGTTTACAATAAAAAAGGGGAGATTATTGCCTCAGCCATAACAGGGCTTGATCTTCATGATCTTGCTCGCCTTGGATGCACCTATGGGGTTAAAGGAGTTTACATAGTGCAACCTCTTGAGGATCAAAAGAAACTTGCTGAAGGACTTATAACTTACTGGATATCCGGAAAAGGTAAGGACTATAATCCCTTAAGAAGTAAGGCTATGGAACTCTTGAGAATTTATTCAACCCTTGAAGCTGCCTTGCAGGATGTTAAGGCCAGAGAGGAAGAAGATCCCATCCTTATCGGTACAGATGCTGGCCCTAAAAGAGTGCCCATTTCCCCTGAAGAGGTTAGGGACCTCCTCTGGAAAAAACCTATTTGCCTTGTCTTAGGCACTGCCTGGGGACTTGAAGAGACCTTTCTTAGGCAATGCCATTATTTTCTGGAACCCATCTGGGGAAGAATTGCCCCCTATAATCATTTGTCCGTAAGATCAGCTGCCTCTATCCTCCTTGATCGTATCTTTAGGCCCTATCTCCTTTTTAAAAGGCAATAAAAGGGAAAGCTTGTCTTGAATCCCAAAAAATTTAAAAACAAAATTCCCTTGAAATCCCTATAAATTCCGGCAAAATACCTCTATGCCAAAGAAGAAACCTCCTGTTCCCTATGACCTTTTTGCCAAGGCCTTCCTCAAAGACCCTGAAAACTTAAAAGGCTTCCTCTCAACCTTCCTCCCTGATCACATTAAAACTCATCTTGACCTTGACTCCCTTATAAAATTATCCCGGAAGAGCAAGTTTCTCTTTCTCCCTGTTTTCCCCTTGTGTTTTATGAAGGGAAATAAGCCCTGGGTGTATCCTGAAAGGATAGAGGAGATATTTTCAGTGCCAGAGGGGTTAAAGGGAGAACTTTTTAAGGTTCATGTGGTTGATTTAAAGAGGGTGGAGGATGAGAAGATATTGAGGGTATTTGATATTTTAGCAGGGCTTGGGTGTTATCTTTATTTAATAAAGGCGGAATCAAGGGATTTTGAAAGATGGAGTTAAAGAGCTTTTGGGATAGAGTGGGAGAGAAGTTTTATAAGCAGGGAATTGAGCAGGGAATTGAGCAAGGAATTGAGCAGGGGAAATATCAGGGGTTAATTGAGGAGGCAAGGGAGCTTGTGCTTGAGGCCATAGAGGTGAAGCTTGGGTATGTGCCGGAGGAAGTGAGGGAGAGGGTGGTAAGGGAGGAAGATAGAGGAGTTCTTAAGGAGTGGCATAGAAAAATAATCCTTGCAAAGAGCTCTGAAGATATCTTTAAACTCTTTGAAAATTGATATTATTTAATCTTTCTTGCTTCTTTTTCTTCTATAAGCTTAGGTAAAATTATTCCCAAATCAATTGATTCTATTATTTGCGGATTTAAAATCTGTGTTATAAAATATTTTCCTAAAAAGCAATGTTTAGTAATAAAATATTACGAACATATTATCCATAACGAGCAGGGAGGACGGACGGGAAGCATTATATTTTGTATAAAAAAATAATCTACATTACCTGCCAAAAAAAGCATGTTTAAATCTCAAAAAATCGGGACTTATACACCCCCCTTGACAAAACCTAAGGGAAGGTTATATTTTATTTTATAGCGCCGAGGTGGCGGAACTGGTAGACGCGCTGTCTTGAGGGGGCAGTGGGCCCCGTGCCTGTGCGGGTTCGAGTCCCGCCCTCGGCATTTCACTTCTTCGGGTTAAGTATCTCCTGTAAGGTCTCACCAAGCAAAATAAAAGCTAAAACCGTTAGCAAAATAGCAAGTCCTGGAAATACTGAGAGCCACCAGGCAACCTCTAAGGTCTCCTTTCCATCAATAAGCAGATTTCCCCAGGAGGGGGTAGGTGGTTGAACTCCAATTCCAAGAAAGGAAAGGGCAGATTCAATCAAGATTGCATTTCCCATACCTAAGGAGGCGGATACAAGAATAGGGGGAAGGGTATTAGGTAAAAGGTGCTTAAAGATGATACGAAATGAAGAGGCTCCGTAAATCTTTGCGGAAAGCACAAATTCTCTTTCTTTTAAAGACAAAAATTCAGCCCTCACCAGACGGGCAACCCCCATCCAGGATGTAAGCCCTATCACTACCATAATAGTAAAAATAGAGGGCTCAAGATAGGCAATCACCGCCAAGATAAGAAAGATGGTTGGAAAACAAAGCATAATGTCAATGATTCTGGAGATAATTTGATCAATTATTCCCCCGAAGTATCCAGCTAAAGCTCCTAAGAAGATACCAATAAAAAGAGATAAACCTACCGCAACCAAACTTACTTGAAGGGAAATCCTTGCCCCAAAGATCATTCTACT
This window of the Caldimicrobium thiodismutans genome carries:
- a CDS encoding KH domain-containing protein — translated: MSKLKDLVEQVAKVLVDKPEAVQINEIEGEQTSVIELRVAKEDLGKIIGKEGRTAKAIRTILGAAGSKLKKRVVLEIIE
- the rimM gene encoding ribosome maturation factor RimM (Essential for efficient processing of 16S rRNA), with amino-acid sequence MTETDLIPLFKVLSTHGLKGDLRVALLTLNQDLLSHIQKLYLKNKEEVPLVIKSIQKGPGFNIFLLSLEEIDFERAKGLLNKILYLKPSDLPELKEEEFYYYQLEGLKIVDRKDKFWGEVSGVMPLGEYDLLLIKTPEGKEFYLPLVDEYVEEVNIKEKIILVKEIEDLVKSQR
- the trmD gene encoding tRNA (guanosine(37)-N1)-methyltransferase TrmD, which translates into the protein MRFKILTIFPEYFSSPLEVGLIKRAREKKIIDIEVYDLRDFTSDKHKVVDDEPYGGGEGMVFKPEPLYRALTHIKERDPDTYTVYLSPQGRLFNQKIAEELSKLKSLLFICGRYEGIDERIRKHFIEDEISIGDYVLFGGEVASLVILEAVARLIPGVVGKRDSVDRESFTSGLLKYPCYTRPAEFLGFKVPEVLLSGNHAEIENYRRRVSLEITLKRRPELLSQIPLSERDLEFLRELLQRQRLYLFLLHYPVYNKKGEIIASAITGLDLHDLARLGCTYGVKGVYIVQPLEDQKKLAEGLITYWISGKGKDYNPLRSKAMELLRIYSTLEAALQDVKAREEEDPILIGTDAGPKRVPISPEEVRDLLWKKPICLVLGTAWGLEETFLRQCHYFLEPIWGRIAPYNHLSVRSAASILLDRIFRPYLLFKRQ
- a CDS encoding ABC transporter permease produces the protein MLQELLSSKTGAFSLGMVFFLILLALLGPWITPFDPLEINVNAILQAPSPTHPFGTDLLGRDVLSRMIFGARISLQVSLVAVGLSLFIGIFLGALAGYFGGIIDQIISRIIDIMLCFPTIFLILAVIAYLEPSIFTIMVVIGLTSWMGVARLVRAEFLSLKEREFVLSAKIYGASSFRIIFKHLLPNTLPPILVSASLGMGNAILIESALSFLGIGVQPPTPSWGNLLIDGKETLEVAWWLSVFPGLAILLTVLAFILLGETLQEILNPKK